Proteins from a genomic interval of Streptomyces fodineus:
- a CDS encoding ester cyclase, which translates to MTFVQLIECRTSRLDEMNRLMDDWVAQTRGKRTATHALVGKDRSDASHIVEVVEFPSYEEAMRNSNLPETDKIFQGMVALCEEMPTFIDLDVVRDERLAEDTVRRFLDALMTPGELPPLNDLLDEDIHSHDPMNPQDTLGLDNFRAEVRMWRDAFDFAFTVEDVFTQGDEACARWTWNATHKGDFLGIAPTGKQVAMTGMTVFRFTDHGKIAETWWQHDTLELMRQLGALDELEQ; encoded by the coding sequence TCATCGAGTGCAGGACCAGCCGGCTGGACGAGATGAACCGGCTCATGGACGACTGGGTCGCGCAGACCAGGGGCAAGCGGACGGCGACGCACGCGCTGGTCGGCAAGGACCGCTCCGACGCCTCGCACATCGTCGAAGTCGTGGAGTTCCCGTCGTACGAGGAGGCGATGCGGAACTCGAACCTCCCGGAGACCGACAAGATCTTCCAGGGAATGGTCGCGCTGTGCGAGGAGATGCCGACGTTCATCGATCTGGACGTCGTGCGGGACGAGCGGCTGGCCGAGGACACCGTACGGCGGTTCCTGGACGCGCTGATGACCCCGGGTGAACTGCCGCCGCTCAACGACCTGTTGGACGAGGACATCCACAGCCATGATCCGATGAACCCGCAGGACACCCTCGGGCTGGACAACTTCCGCGCCGAGGTCCGGATGTGGCGCGACGCCTTCGACTTCGCCTTCACCGTCGAGGATGTGTTCACCCAGGGCGACGAGGCCTGCGCGCGGTGGACGTGGAACGCCACCCACAAGGGCGACTTCCTCGGGATCGCACCCACCGGGAAACAGGTCGCCATGACCGGGATGACGGTGTTCCGGTTCACCGACCACGGCAAGATCGCCGAGACCTGGTGGCAGCACGACACGCTGGAGCTGATGCGGCAGCTGGGCGCGCTCGACGAGTTGGAGCAGTAG